Within Massilia litorea, the genomic segment CCCCCTGCCGAAGGCGCGCTCCTTCCTCCCTGCCGTCGATCTCGGCGCCCTCGACCGCGGCGAGGTCGTGCTCGATGTCGAGGGCAAGTCCTTCTACCGCCGCGTCGACCTCAAGGGCGAGCGCTATATCGGCAGCGAAGACGATGTCATCCACGTGCAGGACTTGCCGATCGACGTCAGCCTGGCCTTGCAGATGGAAGCCGTGCGCTATGTGATCGTGGCCCTGGCCCTGCTGGTGCCGATCGCCCTGTGGTCGCGCTCGCACTGGCAGGGCCTGCAGTCGCTGTCGCGCGTGGCCGACGAATTCGGCGCCGGCAAGCTGTCGGCGCGGGCGCACATGCAAGCCTCGGCCAGTATCTATCCGCTGGCCGAACGGATCGACCACATGGCCGACCGCATCGAGGCGCTGCTGGTGTCGCAAAAAAACCTGCTGCACTCGGTCTCGCACGAACTGCGCACGCCAATCGCACGCCTCGAATTCGCGCTCGAACTGCTGGACGCGAAGGCGCTCGACCCCGCCCTCAAGAAACGCATCGCCGCGATGGAGGGCGACGTGCTGGAACTGAACAGCCTGGTCAACGAATTGCTGGGCATGGCGCGGCTCGACAGCGAGCAGGCGCTCTACCTCGACACCGTGGACGTGGCCGCGCTGTTACGGTCGGCGAAGGCGGCGCTGCCGCCCGGGCAGCCTGTTGTCGGCGTCGACGCCACTCCGGATGCGGGCACGGTCGAGGCCGATGCGCGGCTGCTCGGGCGGGCGCTGTCGAACCTGCTCAGGAATGCGCAGAAATATGCGGCCTCGACGATCCGGATGACGGCGCGGCGCGAAGCCGGGCGCGTGGTGCTTGCGGTGGAGGATGACGGGCCCGGGATTCCGGTCGAGGAGCGCGAGCGGATCTTCGAGCCGTTTTATCGGCTCGATCGCAGCAGGGACCGGGCGACCGGGGGATTCGGGCTGGGGTTGTCGATTGCGCGCAAGGCGGTAGTGCGGCATGGGGGGAGCTTGACGGTGGAAGCGTCGGAGCTGGGGGGAGCAAGGTTTGTGGTGGTGTTGCCGCAGGGTTGATGCGTTTCGATGTGCCGGCGTTTGAACGCGTGGGCTCGGGAGTCCACCCTACGTTACGCGACGGCTAACGATACGTAGGGTGGGCTCCCGAGCCCACGCGGTACAGCGCCCGCATATCGAAACGCAAGTAACTATTTGCTCTCCGGTTTCACGTGCGTAAAGCCGTACCACAGGTGCTCCCACCAGTGCGCGCGCGAGCGGACGGTGTAGAGGCAGGCCTTGTCGACGCCGCTCTTGAAGACCGGGTCCTGGCACTTGTTCGTCATCAGGGCGTAGCGCTGGTTCTCCGCATTGACGAGGGCAATGCAGAGCCAGATGACGAGGCCGAACAGGATGACGGCCAGCGACCAGGCCACGTGGTTCACGTGGCTGATCTCGAACAAGTCCTCTTCGCGAGGGCGGGCGCCCTCGTACATTTCCAGGACTTTGCGTTCACCGTCGCTCATTTCGTGGCAGCTGCTTTCGCGACCAGCGCATCGAGGACCTGGAAGCTTGCCTGCAGCATCTGGTTGCGGTCATTGATCTTGAGCTTCTCGGCCACCTGGCCCGGCGAGGTCTGGTACTTGCCGTCGACGATCAGGGTCGGGGTGCCGCTGACCTGGTAGCTGGTGGCGGTCTGTCCCAGGCGGCGCAGCTTGGTCATGACGCCGAAGGAATTCCAGGTTTCCATGAACTTGGCCTTGTCGACGCCGTTCTTGGTCACCCAGTCGATGATCTGGTCGTCCTTCATCAGGCGGATACGCTGGACGTGGACCGCGTTCAGGATCTTCGGATGCAATTCGGCTTCCTTGCCCATCGCTTCGAGCGTCAGGAACAGGTGCGCTTCCGGATCGGCCACGCCCTGGAACGGCAGGTGGATGCGGCGGAAGTTGACCTTGTCGGCGTTCTTCTTCGCCCAGTCGACCATGCTCGCTTCCAGCGCGTAGCAGGCCGGGCAGTGGTAGGCGAAGAACTCGATGACTTCGACCTTCTTGCCGACAGCCTGGACCGGCTGCGGCGACGACAGCGTCGTGTATTCGACCCCGTTCTGCGGATTGGTGGGCGAAGCGAAAGCGGTGCTGGCGACCAGGCTGGCGGCAACGAGGGCGAAACGCAGGGAACGGCGCATAGTGAAGATCCTTCTTGTTTGGAATTGAAGAAAACGACGCGAGATTACCACTTTTTAGCCCCCGCCTAGAAGGAGCGCGCCGTTTTTTGCATTTGCTTACCGCTGTAACGCGCGCTTACCTGCGTGCGCGCGCCTCTTCCAGGCGCGTGCAGAGCACCGCCGCGCCATCGACCACCCGCGGTCCGGGCCGCGTGATCATTTCCTCGTCCAGCGTGAACAGGTTGTTGCGGCGCACGGCCGTCATGCCGCGGTAGGGCTGCCAGATCGACAGCCCGCGGTCCTGCGGCGTGTAGAGTTTGCCGCCGACGATGGCTTCCGGGTCCGCCTGCACGACCGCCTCGAGGCTGACCTGGGGGGCGATCGTTTTCAGGTCCCCGAAAATATTCCGGCCGCCGCAGAGGCGGATCGCGTCGCTGGCGATCTGCTCGCCGTTGAGCGTGAACAGGGGGTTGTCCCAGGCCTGGTAGAACACGGTGACTGGCGGGCGGCTCGCATAGCGCGTGCGCAGGCCGTTCACTTTGGCGCGGAACTGGGCGGCGGCGGCG encodes:
- a CDS encoding ATP-binding protein, with amino-acid sequence MNRIFFRFFMLVMLSITAATFVIYFAMSRLFGDPLEDIARRQSSAQIFLIEQYVDAAPADEWLARLNRVREVSGTRFDLIPLPKARSFLPAVDLGALDRGEVVLDVEGKSFYRRVDLKGERYIGSEDDVIHVQDLPIDVSLALQMEAVRYVIVALALLVPIALWSRSHWQGLQSLSRVADEFGAGKLSARAHMQASASIYPLAERIDHMADRIEALLVSQKNLLHSVSHELRTPIARLEFALELLDAKALDPALKKRIAAMEGDVLELNSLVNELLGMARLDSEQALYLDTVDVAALLRSAKAALPPGQPVVGVDATPDAGTVEADARLLGRALSNLLRNAQKYAASTIRMTARREAGRVVLAVEDDGPGIPVEERERIFEPFYRLDRSRDRATGGFGLGLSIARKAVVRHGGSLTVEASELGGARFVVVLPQG
- a CDS encoding thiol:disulfide interchange protein DsbA/DsbL — protein: MRRSLRFALVAASLVASTAFASPTNPQNGVEYTTLSSPQPVQAVGKKVEVIEFFAYHCPACYALEASMVDWAKKNADKVNFRRIHLPFQGVADPEAHLFLTLEAMGKEAELHPKILNAVHVQRIRLMKDDQIIDWVTKNGVDKAKFMETWNSFGVMTKLRRLGQTATSYQVSGTPTLIVDGKYQTSPGQVAEKLKINDRNQMLQASFQVLDALVAKAAATK